The proteins below are encoded in one region of Paraburkholderia phenazinium:
- a CDS encoding NADP(H)-dependent aldo-keto reductase, translated as MEYRRLGNSDIEVSLIGLGTMTWGEQNSEREAHEQIDYALDHGVTLVDAAEMYPVPPRPETQGATERCIGTWLAQHRSAREKIVLATKIAGPARQPHNPRHIRGEGNQFDRKNLTEALNDSLKRLQTEYVDLYQLHWPDRSTMTFGRSAYPWVEDAYTVPIEETLSVLAEFVKEGKVRHIGVSNETPWGVAQFLHASEKLGLPRIVSIQNPYSLLNRTFEAGLSEFTHRDGVGLLAYSPLAFGWLSGKYEGGARPAGARITLFERFQRYSKPQAVQATSRYVELAKQHGLSPAQFALAFVNSRPFVTSNLIGATSLEQLKENIASVDVKLSPEVLAEIDALHERQPNPAP; from the coding sequence ATGGAATACCGCAGACTAGGCAACTCCGACATCGAGGTCAGCCTGATCGGTCTCGGCACCATGACCTGGGGCGAGCAGAACAGCGAGCGCGAAGCGCACGAGCAGATCGACTATGCACTCGACCACGGCGTTACGCTGGTCGATGCCGCCGAAATGTACCCGGTGCCGCCGCGTCCGGAGACCCAGGGCGCGACCGAACGCTGTATCGGCACCTGGCTCGCGCAGCATCGCAGCGCGCGCGAAAAAATCGTACTCGCGACCAAGATCGCCGGCCCGGCGCGTCAGCCGCATAATCCACGCCATATTCGCGGCGAGGGTAATCAGTTCGACCGCAAGAATCTGACTGAGGCACTCAACGACAGTCTCAAGCGCCTGCAAACCGAATACGTCGATCTGTACCAGTTGCACTGGCCCGATCGCAGCACGATGACCTTCGGCCGTAGCGCGTATCCGTGGGTTGAAGATGCCTATACGGTGCCGATCGAAGAAACCTTGTCGGTGCTCGCTGAGTTCGTCAAGGAAGGCAAGGTGCGGCATATCGGTGTGTCGAACGAAACGCCCTGGGGCGTCGCGCAGTTCCTGCACGCGTCCGAGAAGCTCGGCTTGCCGCGCATTGTCAGCATCCAGAATCCGTACAGCCTGCTGAACCGCACGTTCGAAGCCGGGCTGTCCGAGTTCACGCATCGCGATGGCGTTGGTCTGCTGGCGTATTCACCGCTTGCCTTCGGCTGGCTCTCAGGCAAGTACGAAGGTGGAGCGCGTCCGGCGGGTGCCCGCATCACGCTGTTCGAACGCTTCCAGCGCTATAGCAAGCCGCAAGCCGTGCAGGCGACCAGCCGTTACGTCGAACTCGCGAAACAGCATGGCCTGTCGCCCGCGCAGTTCGCGCTGGCGTTCGTCAATAGCCGGCCTTTCGTGACGAGCAATCTGATCGGCGCGACCTCGCTCGAGCAGTTGAAGGAGAATATCGCGAGCGTGGACGTGAAGCTCTCGCCGGAAGTGCTGGCTGAAATCGACGCATTGCACGAGCGGCAGCCGAATCCTGCGCCGTAA
- the ssuC gene encoding aliphatic sulfonate ABC transporter permease SsuC: MARSSGTENVWRRIGGHAVPWIAPLVILLAWEVAARSGLLSTRVLPEPLAVVKAAWSLIQSGEMWADVKVSTWRAVSGFAVGGGIGLALGLATGLFRPVEVVLDSTVQMVRNIPALAMIPLVILWFGIEEEAKVFLVALGVFFPVYVNTFHGIRSVDANLIEMARSYGVKGFRLYWDVILPGALPSILVGVRFAFGLMWVTLIVAETISAQSGIGYMTMNAREFLQTDVVVVGILLYAGLGKLADLLAKTLERVTLRWHPAYQRGAKA, encoded by the coding sequence ATGGCTCGATCCAGTGGAACCGAAAATGTTTGGCGGCGTATCGGCGGGCATGCTGTGCCGTGGATTGCCCCGCTTGTGATCCTGCTCGCGTGGGAAGTCGCTGCGCGCAGCGGTCTGCTCTCGACGCGCGTATTGCCCGAGCCGCTCGCTGTGGTGAAGGCGGCCTGGTCGCTGATCCAGTCCGGCGAAATGTGGGCCGATGTGAAGGTCAGCACCTGGCGCGCTGTGTCGGGTTTCGCGGTCGGCGGTGGTATCGGCCTTGCGCTCGGGCTGGCGACAGGATTGTTCAGGCCGGTCGAAGTCGTGCTCGACTCGACCGTACAGATGGTCCGCAACATTCCCGCGCTGGCGATGATCCCGCTCGTGATCCTGTGGTTCGGGATCGAGGAAGAGGCGAAGGTGTTTCTCGTCGCGCTCGGCGTGTTTTTCCCGGTCTATGTGAATACGTTCCACGGCATACGCTCGGTCGATGCCAACCTGATCGAAATGGCGCGCAGTTATGGCGTGAAAGGTTTCCGGCTGTATTGGGATGTGATCCTGCCGGGCGCGCTGCCGTCGATTCTCGTTGGCGTGCGGTTTGCGTTCGGCTTGATGTGGGTCACGCTGATCGTCGCTGAAACGATCTCTGCGCAATCGGGCATCGGCTACATGACGATGAATGCGCGCGAATTCCTGCAGACCGATGTCGTGGTGGTCGGCATTCTGCTGTATGCGGGGCTTGGGAAGCTCGCCGACCTGCTGGCGAAAACGCTTGAACGCGTCACGTTGCGCTGGCATCCGGCCTATCAACGAGGAGCGAAAGCATGA
- a CDS encoding tetratricopeptide repeat-containing sulfotransferase family protein, with protein sequence MTQDKQLATADDWFARGNACAERGEFEEALACYEQVRLERPADPGVYNNLGSTLARMERLPEALERYRQAQALDPNNADIHHNIGWILEQMHQLEEAVLSYRRAAQLGTLVDGSYNNMANCLQSLGRFDEAHAAYRRAIEIAPHSMVYYRNFVQSKRMTLDDPCFVTMQKLVRHAAAMTPDNQAQLHFAMGHALGDLGQHDQSFEHLLKANTMYRRGVNYNEAMTLDLFGHLPRLLNAEVLKAKRGLGDPSTSPVFIVGMPRSGSTLIEQILASHPQVFGAGERPDFGKALVNALARSEADKHKLNFDDMRSATAVQLAPLGADYVRRIGVEVPDASSYGRITDKYPFNFINVGLIHLALPNARFIHSRRSPVEVCLSIYSRIFQDVPFGYDLGELGRYYRAYDALMAHWREALPPGVMIEVQYEDLVNDLEGNVRRMLAHCGLDWDERCLAFHQTQRQVNTASASQVRKPLFRTSLERWRPAAELLQPLYDGLGPALMEADRKRSAV encoded by the coding sequence ATGACGCAAGACAAACAGCTGGCAACAGCGGACGACTGGTTCGCCCGTGGTAACGCGTGCGCCGAACGCGGTGAGTTCGAGGAAGCGCTCGCGTGCTACGAACAGGTTCGACTCGAGCGGCCGGCAGACCCCGGCGTCTACAACAACCTCGGCTCGACGCTCGCCAGAATGGAGCGCCTCCCGGAAGCGCTGGAGCGTTACCGCCAGGCGCAGGCGCTCGACCCCAACAACGCGGACATCCATCACAACATCGGCTGGATTCTCGAGCAGATGCATCAACTCGAAGAGGCGGTGCTCAGTTATCGGCGGGCGGCGCAACTGGGCACGCTGGTCGACGGTTCGTACAACAACATGGCGAACTGTCTCCAATCGCTGGGTCGTTTCGACGAGGCGCATGCGGCTTACCGCCGTGCGATCGAGATCGCGCCGCACAGCATGGTGTACTACCGCAATTTCGTTCAGTCGAAGCGCATGACGCTCGACGATCCATGCTTCGTCACGATGCAAAAGCTGGTGCGGCACGCCGCTGCGATGACCCCGGACAATCAGGCGCAACTGCATTTCGCCATGGGTCACGCGCTAGGCGATCTCGGCCAGCATGACCAGTCGTTCGAGCATCTGCTGAAAGCCAATACGATGTATCGCCGTGGCGTGAACTACAACGAGGCCATGACGCTGGACCTGTTCGGTCATCTGCCTCGCCTGCTGAACGCAGAGGTGTTGAAAGCCAAACGAGGTCTCGGCGATCCGTCCACGTCGCCGGTTTTTATCGTTGGGATGCCGCGTTCCGGATCGACGCTGATCGAGCAGATCCTGGCGAGCCATCCGCAGGTCTTCGGTGCGGGAGAGCGTCCGGATTTCGGCAAGGCGTTGGTGAACGCGCTCGCGCGCAGCGAGGCGGACAAACACAAGCTCAACTTCGACGACATGCGTTCGGCGACTGCTGTGCAGCTGGCTCCGCTCGGCGCGGACTACGTGCGCCGCATTGGCGTCGAGGTGCCTGACGCATCGAGCTACGGGCGCATTACCGACAAGTATCCGTTCAACTTCATCAACGTCGGCCTGATCCATCTGGCGTTGCCGAATGCACGGTTCATCCATAGCCGCCGTTCGCCGGTAGAAGTCTGCCTGTCGATTTACTCGCGCATCTTCCAGGACGTCCCGTTTGGCTACGACCTGGGCGAACTGGGCCGCTACTACCGTGCGTACGATGCACTGATGGCCCACTGGCGCGAGGCGCTACCTCCGGGCGTGATGATCGAGGTGCAATACGAGGACCTCGTGAACGATCTCGAGGGCAACGTGCGACGCATGCTCGCGCACTGCGGGCTCGACTGGGACGAACGTTGTCTCGCGTTCCACCAGACCCAGCGTCAGGTGAATACCGCGAGCGCTTCGCAGGTGCGCAAGCCGTTGTTCCGCACCTCGCTCGAACGCTGGCGTCCGGCCGCGGAACTCCTTCAGCCTCTCTACGATGGCCTTGGCCCCGCGCTGATGGAGGCAGATCGCAAGCGGAGTGCCGTCTGA
- a CDS encoding TOBE domain-containing protein has translation MSISAINVRNQFKGKVKEIIRGSVVSEVDVETPFGIVTSVITTRSVDELDLQVGSEVVALVKSTEVSIARL, from the coding sequence ATGAGCATTTCCGCAATCAACGTACGTAATCAGTTCAAGGGCAAGGTCAAGGAAATCATCCGCGGATCGGTGGTGTCCGAAGTCGACGTGGAAACGCCGTTTGGTATCGTCACCTCGGTGATTACGACGCGTTCGGTCGACGAGCTCGACCTTCAGGTCGGCTCCGAAGTGGTGGCGCTGGTGAAGTCGACCGAGGTGTCGATCGCGCGGCTCTGA
- a CDS encoding ATP-binding cassette domain-containing protein, whose product MSSPTFSTTSFGGIAGVVDAAGAAPLARQAQRGTDHAVELRGVGKRYGERAVLTDFDLSIERGSFVAIVGRSGCGKSTLLRLVAELEKPTAGVLEKRAEDGQPLDTRIMFQDARLLPWKSVLNNVMLGLGRGAREDARAVLNEVGLLERANDWPAQLSGGQRQRVALARALVHRPQLLLLDEPLGALDALTRIEMHALIERLWLEHRFTALLVTHDVHEAVALGDRILLIEDGRIALDQPVPLERPRARASAGFAALEDHVLQRVLKTTSNDDALPYRPDPHHDDRLVRPSEVRWAV is encoded by the coding sequence ATGAGCAGCCCGACCTTTTCGACGACGAGCTTTGGCGGTATCGCAGGTGTGGTGGACGCCGCTGGCGCCGCACCGCTTGCGCGGCAGGCACAGCGCGGCACCGATCACGCGGTCGAATTGCGCGGCGTCGGCAAACGGTATGGCGAACGCGCCGTACTGACGGACTTCGATCTGTCGATCGAGCGTGGCAGCTTCGTCGCGATTGTCGGCCGCAGCGGCTGCGGTAAATCCACCTTGCTGCGGCTCGTCGCCGAACTCGAGAAGCCTACTGCCGGTGTGCTGGAAAAGCGCGCCGAGGATGGTCAGCCTCTCGATACCCGCATCATGTTTCAGGACGCGCGTCTGTTGCCGTGGAAGAGTGTTTTGAACAACGTGATGCTGGGGCTAGGACGCGGCGCGCGCGAGGATGCGCGAGCGGTCCTCAATGAAGTCGGTCTGCTCGAACGCGCCAACGACTGGCCGGCGCAGTTGTCCGGCGGTCAGCGTCAACGGGTGGCGCTCGCGCGTGCGCTGGTGCACCGTCCGCAACTGCTGCTGCTCGATGAGCCACTCGGCGCGCTCGACGCACTGACGCGGATCGAAATGCATGCGCTGATCGAACGCCTGTGGCTCGAGCATCGCTTTACCGCGCTGCTTGTCACCCACGATGTGCATGAAGCGGTTGCGCTGGGCGACCGGATCCTGTTGATCGAAGACGGCCGTATTGCGCTTGATCAGCCCGTGCCGCTCGAGCGGCCGCGTGCACGTGCGTCGGCGGGATTCGCCGCGCTTGAGGATCACGTGCTGCAGCGCGTGCTGAAGACTACGTCGAACGACGATGCACTTCCTTATCGTCCCGATCCGCATCACGACGACCGCCTCGTGCGGCCTAGCGAAGTCCGTTGGGCTGTCTGA
- a CDS encoding trimeric intracellular cation channel family protein, giving the protein MPTLSISKTRLNVETVIWAADLAGTFVFAVEGAVSAMRGSLDLLGVMVISFVAALGGGVIRDLLLGATPPSAIRDWRYPALTFAAGLLTFVLHSFVPPVAGLVVTVLDAAGLALFAVAGVEKALLYKIRPFVAMLMGTITGVGGGVIRDILLARVPLVLRADIYASAAFFGALVVVLARRAGVSPGWAAFAGGLACFALRMAAVTFGWHLPKASGY; this is encoded by the coding sequence ATGCCAACACTGTCGATCAGCAAAACAAGGTTAAACGTCGAGACAGTCATCTGGGCGGCCGATCTGGCCGGCACGTTTGTATTTGCAGTCGAGGGGGCGGTCAGCGCGATGCGCGGCAGTCTCGATCTGCTGGGGGTGATGGTCATATCGTTCGTCGCCGCACTCGGCGGCGGCGTGATCCGCGACCTGCTGCTCGGCGCGACACCGCCAAGCGCCATCCGCGATTGGCGCTATCCGGCGCTGACGTTCGCAGCGGGTCTGCTCACCTTCGTGCTTCATTCGTTTGTGCCGCCGGTTGCGGGTCTGGTGGTGACCGTGCTGGACGCCGCGGGCCTCGCGTTGTTCGCCGTGGCCGGGGTTGAGAAAGCGCTGCTCTACAAGATCCGTCCGTTTGTTGCGATGCTGATGGGCACCATCACGGGGGTGGGTGGCGGCGTGATCCGCGATATCCTGCTGGCCCGTGTGCCCCTTGTACTGCGGGCGGATATCTACGCGAGCGCGGCTTTTTTCGGTGCGCTGGTGGTGGTGCTTGCGCGTCGCGCCGGCGTGTCGCCGGGTTGGGCCGCATTCGCAGGCGGGTTGGCGTGTTTCGCGCTGCGAATGGCGGCCGTCACGTTTGGCTGGCATCTTCCGAAGGCTTCGGGTTACTAG
- a CDS encoding M20 family metallopeptidase translates to MTRDQAIQHATHHFDSGAFLADLNRRVGFRTESQEPERAATLLAYLTGEIVPEAERLGFETRIFDNPVAGAGPLLIATRHEGDDLPTVLIYGHGDVVRGYDDQWRESLTPWTVKVEGERWYGRGTADNKGQHSINLAALASVLDARDGKLGFNAKLLIEMGEETGSPGLDAFCHTHKEALGADVLIASDGPRLAARRPTVFLGSRGSINFRLELNLREGAHHSGNWGGLLRNPATVLANALASLVDARGVIAVEGLRPPPIPDAVRRALADISVGGGPGDPAVDNNWGEPGLTPPERVFGWNSFEVLALKAGNPENPVNAIPASAFAYCQLRFVVGTDWQNLAGYLRTHLDAHGFPMVEIKVERGAPATRLDPDDPWVTWAIASLERTTGKKTAVLPNLGGTLPNEVFADTLGLPTIWVPHSYPACSQHAPNEHLLGPVAREGLQIMAGLFWDLGENAPKVPAASA, encoded by the coding sequence GTGACCCGCGACCAGGCTATCCAGCACGCAACCCACCACTTCGATTCGGGCGCGTTTCTCGCCGACCTCAATCGCCGCGTCGGCTTTCGCACCGAGAGCCAGGAGCCTGAACGTGCTGCCACCCTGCTCGCCTATCTGACCGGCGAGATCGTCCCGGAGGCTGAGCGCCTCGGCTTCGAAACGCGCATCTTCGACAACCCGGTGGCTGGCGCCGGCCCGCTCCTGATCGCCACGCGGCACGAAGGCGACGACCTGCCGACCGTGCTGATCTACGGCCACGGCGACGTGGTCCGCGGCTACGACGACCAGTGGCGCGAGTCGTTGACGCCATGGACCGTGAAGGTCGAGGGCGAGCGCTGGTACGGCCGCGGCACCGCCGACAACAAAGGCCAGCACAGCATCAATCTGGCGGCGCTCGCCAGCGTGCTCGACGCACGCGACGGCAAGCTCGGCTTCAATGCCAAACTGCTGATCGAGATGGGCGAGGAAACCGGCTCGCCGGGACTCGACGCCTTCTGTCACACGCACAAGGAAGCGCTCGGCGCGGACGTGCTGATCGCCTCGGACGGCCCGCGCCTCGCGGCGCGGCGCCCCACGGTCTTTCTCGGCTCGCGCGGCTCGATCAATTTCCGGCTGGAGTTGAACCTGCGCGAGGGTGCGCATCACTCGGGCAACTGGGGCGGGCTGCTCCGCAATCCCGCCACGGTCCTTGCCAATGCGCTGGCAAGCCTTGTGGACGCACGCGGCGTGATCGCCGTCGAAGGCCTGCGACCGCCGCCGATTCCGGACGCGGTACGCCGCGCGCTCGCCGATATCAGCGTAGGCGGCGGTCCGGGCGACCCCGCCGTCGACAACAACTGGGGCGAGCCCGGCCTCACCCCGCCGGAACGCGTGTTCGGCTGGAACAGCTTCGAAGTGCTGGCGCTCAAGGCCGGCAATCCCGAGAATCCAGTCAATGCGATTCCCGCGTCCGCCTTTGCGTATTGCCAGTTGCGCTTCGTGGTGGGCACCGACTGGCAGAACCTCGCTGGGTATCTGCGCACCCATCTCGATGCACACGGCTTTCCGATGGTCGAGATCAAAGTCGAGCGCGGCGCGCCGGCCACGCGACTCGATCCTGACGACCCGTGGGTCACGTGGGCCATCGCATCGCTCGAACGCACTACCGGCAAAAAGACGGCGGTCCTGCCGAACCTCGGTGGCACGTTGCCCAATGAGGTGTTCGCCGACACGCTAGGCCTGCCGACCATCTGGGTGCCGCACTCATATCCGGCCTGCTCGCAGCATGCGCCGAACGAGCATCTGCTCGGACCGGTGGCGCGTGAAGGACTGCAGATCATGGCGGGGCTGTTCTGGGACCTCGGCGAGAACGCACCCAAGGTGCCGGCAGCGAGCGCCTGA
- the dusA gene encoding tRNA dihydrouridine(20/20a) synthase DusA, with the protein MSLALPANPRRVSVAPMMDWTDRHCRSLHRVLSRHTWLYTEMVTTGALLHGDVPRHLAFTPHEAPVALQLGGSEPDDLARSAKLGEQWGYDEINLNCGCPSERVQRGAFGACLMNEPQLVADCVKAMRDAVSVPVTVKHRIGVDAVEEYGFVRDFVGTIAEAGCEVFIVHARNAILKGLSPKENREIPPLKYDFAYQLKRDFPQLEIIINGGIKTLDEVELHLQHVDGVMLGREAYHNPYVLADVDARFYGSTAVPVTREEAEAKLIEYCAAELARGTFLGAITRHALGLYRGVAGARGWRRVLSDSKKLAARDLAIFDEARQHLREPAEIFE; encoded by the coding sequence ATGTCTCTCGCCCTACCCGCCAATCCACGTCGCGTCAGTGTTGCGCCGATGATGGACTGGACTGATCGCCACTGCCGTTCGCTGCATCGCGTGCTGTCGCGCCATACGTGGCTTTACACGGAGATGGTGACGACCGGCGCGCTGCTGCATGGCGACGTCCCCCGCCATCTGGCATTCACGCCTCACGAAGCCCCGGTTGCGCTGCAACTGGGCGGCAGCGAACCCGACGATCTCGCCCGCTCGGCAAAACTCGGCGAACAGTGGGGCTACGACGAAATCAACCTGAATTGCGGCTGTCCGTCGGAGCGGGTGCAGCGCGGCGCATTCGGTGCATGCCTGATGAACGAACCGCAACTGGTGGCCGACTGCGTCAAGGCGATGCGCGACGCTGTTTCGGTGCCGGTGACGGTCAAACATCGGATCGGTGTCGACGCGGTGGAGGAATATGGCTTCGTGCGCGATTTTGTCGGCACGATTGCCGAGGCCGGCTGCGAAGTGTTCATCGTGCATGCGCGCAATGCGATTCTGAAAGGCCTCAGCCCCAAAGAGAATCGCGAGATTCCGCCGCTCAAATACGATTTCGCGTATCAGCTAAAGCGTGATTTTCCGCAGCTCGAGATCATCATCAACGGTGGTATCAAGACGCTCGACGAAGTCGAACTGCATTTGCAACACGTCGACGGTGTAATGCTGGGCCGCGAGGCTTATCACAACCCGTATGTGCTGGCCGATGTCGACGCGCGCTTTTATGGCTCGACCGCTGTCCCGGTGACACGCGAAGAGGCCGAAGCGAAACTGATCGAATATTGCGCGGCTGAACTCGCGCGCGGCACGTTCCTTGGTGCGATCACGCGTCATGCGCTTGGACTGTACCGCGGTGTGGCCGGCGCACGCGGCTGGCGTCGCGTGCTTTCGGACAGCAAAAAACTGGCCGCGCGCGATCTCGCGATTTTCGACGAAGCAAGACAGCATCTGCGCGAGCCCGCCGAAATCTTTGAATAA
- the mnmH gene encoding tRNA 2-selenouridine(34) synthase MnmH yields the protein MKNLLVPLDQLARFDEIVDVRTPLEFAEDHIPGAINAPVLSNEERVIVGTMYKQVSPFEATRVGAAMVARNIAAHLETTFAERPRNWRPLIYCWRGGKRSGSMTTWFNLIGWQARQLDGGYKAYRGSVVAALASLPEQFEYVVLTGHTGSGKTRLLQALHAAGAQVLDLEALACHRGSLLGALPDQPQPAQKGFDTALIGVLSGFDVRRPVFVEAESRRIGTITLPQALFERFHRGACVEVDTTHDDRITFLLQDYAHLFDDPASFKHQLERLIGLHSREQVRHWQQLIDAGSTPAMEGVDRADIAATRAELFGELIERHYDPAYQRSSRQHFKRLGEALHFSFRPNAADSVGQATALLAKLAATEGKALAGAQQGAEAVVQAASAVSATSAASSASASTNGATPRPVAIKPG from the coding sequence TTGAAAAATCTGCTTGTTCCGCTCGATCAACTGGCGCGATTCGATGAGATCGTGGACGTTCGCACGCCGCTCGAGTTTGCCGAAGACCACATCCCGGGTGCGATCAACGCGCCGGTGCTGAGCAACGAGGAGCGCGTGATCGTCGGCACGATGTACAAGCAGGTCTCGCCGTTCGAGGCCACTCGCGTCGGCGCGGCAATGGTCGCGCGCAATATCGCGGCGCATCTCGAGACGACCTTTGCCGAGCGTCCGCGCAACTGGCGCCCGCTGATCTATTGCTGGCGCGGCGGCAAACGCTCCGGCTCGATGACGACCTGGTTCAACCTGATCGGCTGGCAGGCGCGTCAGCTCGACGGCGGCTACAAGGCCTATCGCGGCTCGGTGGTCGCGGCGCTCGCGAGCTTGCCGGAGCAGTTCGAGTACGTCGTCCTGACCGGCCATACCGGTAGCGGCAAGACGCGGCTGCTTCAGGCACTGCACGCAGCCGGCGCGCAGGTGCTCGATCTGGAAGCGCTTGCGTGTCATCGCGGCTCGTTGCTCGGCGCGTTGCCCGATCAGCCGCAGCCCGCGCAAAAGGGCTTCGATACCGCGCTGATCGGCGTGCTGTCGGGCTTCGACGTGCGCCGGCCAGTGTTCGTCGAAGCGGAAAGCCGGCGCATCGGCACGATCACGCTGCCTCAAGCGCTGTTCGAGCGTTTTCATCGCGGCGCCTGTGTGGAAGTCGACACTACGCATGACGACCGCATCACGTTTTTGCTGCAGGACTATGCGCATCTGTTCGACGACCCGGCATCGTTCAAGCATCAGCTCGAACGACTGATTGGCTTGCATAGTCGCGAGCAGGTCAGGCACTGGCAGCAGTTGATCGACGCGGGCAGCACGCCTGCCATGGAAGGCGTAGACCGCGCGGATATTGCAGCCACACGCGCCGAGCTGTTCGGGGAACTGATCGAACGGCACTACGATCCTGCTTATCAACGTAGCAGCCGGCAGCATTTCAAGCGCCTCGGCGAGGCGCTGCACTTCAGCTTCAGGCCAAACGCGGCCGACAGCGTCGGACAGGCAACGGCGTTGCTGGCGAAACTGGCCGCGACGGAGGGAAAGGCGCTCGCGGGCGCGCAGCAGGGCGCTGAGGCGGTTGTTCAGGCCGCCTCAGCGGTCTCTGCCACGTCGGCGGCATCGTCAGCAAGCGCTTCGACGAATGGCGCTACGCCGCGTCCTGTGGCCATCAAACCCGGCTAG
- a CDS encoding SH3 domain-containing protein translates to MRKRVVSGLLAGAAGLLTLPGVAFAQSQAYTNSPVNLYAGPADDYPAVSQLPPGAPVTVMGCVSGYSWCDVAAPDVRGWVYAGSLSYPYQGSNVPILTYGTAIGLPIVTFSIGSYWGSHYRGRPWYNDQQRWAHHPPPPPGRGGPPPGHGGPPPGHEGPPPGHGGPPPGHEGPPPGHGEPQPGHEGPPPGRGEPQPGHEGPPPGHGGLPPGAGAPPAHVAQPPVHAGPPPEHGGAPGGPPAQHAAPPPQHAGPPPAHGPAPQEHGGGHEGHEQHN, encoded by the coding sequence ATGCGAAAACGAGTCGTTAGCGGATTGCTGGCCGGCGCTGCCGGCCTGTTGACCTTACCAGGCGTGGCGTTCGCACAGTCGCAGGCTTACACCAATAGTCCGGTGAATCTCTATGCGGGACCGGCGGATGATTACCCCGCAGTGTCCCAGTTACCTCCCGGCGCGCCAGTGACGGTGATGGGTTGCGTCAGCGGGTATAGCTGGTGCGACGTGGCGGCGCCGGATGTGCGTGGCTGGGTCTACGCAGGCAGTCTCAGTTATCCGTATCAGGGGAGCAACGTGCCGATCCTCACTTATGGAACGGCGATTGGCCTGCCTATTGTGACGTTTTCGATCGGCTCATATTGGGGCAGCCATTACCGCGGACGGCCCTGGTATAACGACCAGCAGCGTTGGGCGCATCACCCACCGCCGCCGCCCGGACGCGGTGGGCCTCCGCCGGGCCATGGCGGCCCGCCCCCTGGGCATGAAGGACCGCCGCCTGGGCATGGTGGTCCGCCACCCGGACACGAAGGACCGCCGCCTGGCCATGGTGAGCCGCAGCCGGGACATGAAGGGCCGCCGCCTGGGCGTGGTGAGCCACAGCCGGGACATGAAGGGCCGCCGCCTGGCCATGGTGGTCTTCCTCCGGGAGCCGGCGCGCCTCCGGCGCATGTCGCGCAGCCGCCGGTCCACGCGGGTCCGCCGCCGGAACACGGTGGGGCGCCCGGAGGGCCGCCCGCGCAGCACGCTGCCCCGCCGCCGCAACACGCGGGTCCGCCGCCGGCCCATGGTCCTGCTCCACAGGAGCATGGAGGCGGTCATGAGGGACATGAGCAGCACAACTAG
- a CDS encoding DUF3820 family protein, giving the protein MNPEHLELLVTRVMPFGKYKGRLIADLPGHYLNWFASQGFPPGEIGRLLALMHEIDHNGLKSLIEPLRKR; this is encoded by the coding sequence ATGAATCCAGAACACCTCGAATTGCTGGTCACTCGCGTCATGCCTTTCGGAAAATATAAAGGCAGATTGATTGCGGATTTGCCGGGTCACTATTTGAACTGGTTTGCGAGTCAAGGCTTCCCTCCAGGCGAAATCGGCCGCCTGTTGGCGCTTATGCACGAGATCGATCACAACGGCCTCAAGTCGTTAATCGAACCACTACGCAAACGTTGA
- a CDS encoding carbonic anhydrase → MQDIIEGFLKFQREVFPARSALFKRLASSQQPGVLFVTCSDSRVVPELLTQREPGDMFVIRNAGNIVPSYGPEPGGVSATVEYAVAVLGVRDIVICGHSDCGAMTAISSCMDLDKLPAVDAWLRHADAAKAVNAAHNHATPQARLNALVRDNVEAQLANIRTHPSVAVALSQGRLNLHGWVYDIERGAIDALDGSANPPKFVSLGEHPDVRAVRTRPDDAAKPRPAGQAG, encoded by the coding sequence ATGCAGGACATCATCGAAGGCTTTCTGAAGTTCCAGCGGGAAGTGTTCCCCGCCCGCTCCGCGCTCTTCAAGCGCCTCGCCAGCAGCCAGCAACCTGGGGTGCTGTTCGTCACCTGCTCCGATAGCCGCGTGGTACCCGAACTGCTGACGCAACGCGAGCCTGGCGATATGTTCGTGATTCGCAATGCCGGCAATATCGTGCCGTCGTATGGACCGGAACCGGGCGGCGTCTCGGCAACCGTCGAATATGCGGTGGCGGTGCTGGGCGTCAGAGACATCGTCATCTGCGGGCATTCGGACTGCGGAGCGATGACCGCCATCTCGAGCTGCATGGACCTCGATAAGCTGCCCGCCGTGGATGCGTGGTTGCGGCACGCCGATGCGGCCAAAGCCGTCAACGCCGCCCACAATCATGCGACGCCCCAGGCGCGCCTGAACGCACTGGTGCGCGATAACGTCGAGGCACAACTCGCCAACATCAGGACCCATCCGTCGGTTGCGGTGGCGCTCTCGCAAGGGCGCCTCAACCTGCACGGCTGGGTGTATGACATCGAGCGAGGCGCAATTGACGCTCTCGACGGTTCAGCCAACCCGCCAAAGTTCGTTTCGCTAGGCGAGCATCCCGATGTCCGCGCAGTGCGCACACGTCCCGATGACGCCGCCAAGCCGCGGCCAGCCGGTCAGGCCGGATAG